In one Notolabrus celidotus isolate fNotCel1 chromosome 1, fNotCel1.pri, whole genome shotgun sequence genomic region, the following are encoded:
- the LOC117817130 gene encoding poly(rC)-binding protein 4-like, protein MRLPTADSTHTSTHLTSTCTMSCEQKFVDRTMGVTLTLRLLMHGKEVGSIIGKKGETVKRIREESGARINISEGSCPERIITISGPTECVFRAFTMITVKLEEDLLALLANSSLSSKAPVSLRLVIPASQCGSLIGKGGSKIKEIRESTGAQVQVAGDLLPNSTEREVTISGAQDAIIQCVKLICTVMLESPPKGATIPYRPSQTAGSVLLAGNQVFEASDFGSHLFSLSQGGVDLQQTFAVQSHYGHIPPSELTKLHQLSLQQQSQSAAQVIPGVESASQTTSQELLIPNDLIGSIIGRQGSKINEIRQVSGAQIKIGSQIDSSSDRHVTITGTPIAINLAQYLITSCLETAKSTAQSSSMSSPVDLTMSFTQPTPPTSASSSSSPPLAAMGTSLPHAPIVGAHYALPLSSLLGVKSIPYLALSTPSASAATAAIGAPMMPGSLQTSGTAAIPVQANMAAALASYTAKISSAIGMKKPERQKFSPY, encoded by the exons ATGCGTCTCCCAACAGCAGACTCCACCCACACCTCCACCCATCTCACCTCCACCTGCACCATGAGCTGTGAGCAGAAGTTTGTAGATCGAACCATGGGTGTCACACTCACACTGCGCCTCCTCATGCACGGAAAG gaAGTAGGAAGCATCATCGGAAAG aAAGGAGAAACTGTGAAGAGAATACGAGAAGAG AGCGGCGCAAGGATCAACATCTCTGAGGGTTCGTGTCCTGAGAGAATCATCACCATCAGCGGACCCAccgagtgtgtgttcagagcgTTTACCATGATTACAGTGAAGCTGGAGGAg GACTTGTTAGCTCTGCTTGCTAACAGCTCTCTCTCCAGTAAAGCTCCAGTTAGCCTCAGACTGGTGATCCCGGCCAGCCAGTGTGGATCTCTGATCGGAAAAGGAGGCTCGAAGATTAAAGAGATCAGAGAG tctacAGGGGCTCAGGTGCAGGTAGCAGGTGATCTCCTCCCGAACTCCACAGAAAGAGAGGTGACGATCTCAGGTGCTCAGGACGCCATCATCCAGTGTGTTAAGCTCATCTGCACCGTCATgctggag TCTCCTCCAAAGGGAGCTACGATTCCTTATCGACCGAGTCAAACTGCAGGATCAGTTCTGCTGGCAGGAAACCAg GTTTTTGAAGCATCAGATTTTGGGTCCCATCTGTTCTCGCTGTCACAGGGAGGAGTcgacctgcagcag ACTTTTGCAGTTCAGAGTCACTACGGACACATCCCCCCGTCAGAG TTAACGAAACTCCATCAGctctcactgcagcagcagagccagtCAGCGGCTCAGGTTATACCTG GAGTGGAATCCGCTTCACAGACGACGTCTCAGGAGCTTCTTATTCCAAATGAT CTGATTGGGTCAATCATTGGTCGTCAGGGATCAAAGATCAATGAGATCCGGCAGGTTTCAGGAGCTCAGATTAAGATCGGCAGTCAGATTGACAGCAGCAGCGACCGCCACGTCACCATAACTGGCACGCCCATCGCCATCAACCTGGCCCAGTACCTCATCACCTCATG TTTAGAGACCGCCAAATCCACTGCCCAGTCCTCTTCCATGTCGTCTCCTGTTGACCTGACCATGAGCTTCACCCAGCCTACCCCCCCTACCTCcgcctcgtcctcctcctccccccccctGGCAGCGATGGGCACCTCCTTGCCCCACGCTCCCATCGTGGGCGCTCACTACGCCCTCCCCCTCTCCAGCCTGCTGGGGGTGAAATCCATCCCTTACCTGGCCCTCTCCACCCCTTCTGCCTCAGCAGCTACTGCAGCGATCGGTGCTCCCATGATGCCCGGCTCCCTGCAGACCTCAGGGACAGCAGCCATCCCGGTTCAGGCTAACATGGCAGCAGCACTGGCGTCCTACACGGCGAAGATTTCATCAGCTATCGGGATGAAGAAGCCAGAGAGACAGAAGTTCTCTCCGTACTGA